The genomic region ATAGGTTACCCATTGAGTATAGGGTGTTACCAACCGGCCCCACCCTCTGATCTAGTCTTGAGCACGTATATGTTTATGCTGGCTATCGCCCTCCCCAATACCCTTAGGTACTGCCCTGCACGGCCCTCATTGCCACACTCGACGCTCTTCAGCATATTCGCCAGGTTTTCCGGCGTTAATTCACGCCCCAGCTCATTGATTACCTGCGAGACTGTGTCCCTATTTCTATTAAAGTAGTAGGTGTACTCGATTAAGGCTCGGAGAAGACTCCTTTTAGCGCTTAGGCAATCAGCATTACTGGGTGCCGTCCCTGAATTCTTCTTTTCCTCTTTCAGCACCGCTACTTTATAGAGTGCGTCGTAGATTTTGACGAGGTGGCTATTTAATCTGTAAAGCATGGATACACCCCTCTCGCGGGTCTCCTCAAGCTCCGCATAGTCATGCTTCCTCGATACGTAATCGACGATGTTTAATACATCACTCGGTTCCAGCATTACCGGGGCCCCGCCGATGTTGATTACATACATTAGCGACGCGTTCCTATTCTTCCTCTTAGCCTCCTCTAGCCTATTCTCAGTATCTAGCCACACGAGGTAGATTGGTTGATAGACGTCGTGAATCAGCGCGCCGGCGGCGACGTTTATAGAGAATTCATTGGCCCTCATGATTAGCCGCGCCATGTAGTCCAGGGCCATGTGGTCGCCAACCACCACCACATCATCACCCCCACTGTATATGAGGAATACGCTGCCGCCGTACCTAGACTGGTTACTGTTGAGTAGGTAGGCACCGTACGCGTCGAACATGGTCATTAACAGGTTCGTGAATAGTATATACGTGGCCGCGTCCCTCGAGGCGCTGGCCTTAATCCTACCCATTGAGTTTGCGTCAGCCTTAACAGTTATGGCCATGCCACCCATTTTAATCTCCTCAAGGTCCATAACCTCACCTGTCGTAGGCTCGGTGGGCATTAGCGTGTTTAGGAAAATGACCGAGTGCGCCACGTCGCTTTTAGGCTCAATCCCGAATTCATTAAGGTGGTAGTGGACGTACTCGCTACTGAAGGCGGGGTTAACCCCATCGGGGCATATGGCGTAGTCCACGCCAAGCAGCCTGGCGACCACGCAGCCGCCCCTACTGTAGCTACTGGTCCTCAACCTCGCTATGAATCCAAGCCTCCTACTCACGGTACCTATCTTGTGGGCCATGCAGCAGAGGTGGCACATTGTTAACGTGGTGCCGTCGGGCATCTTCACGCTGGTTAAATTCTCAGACGCCATGCCGCACATGTCGCACA from Vulcanisaeta distributa DSM 14429 harbors:
- a CDS encoding HD superfamily hydrolase codes for the protein MSREAVIATALYVMGRVRRRVHGGSDVDNAIHYLNKLKDPLTGLGINVGNVERLIREGSVMRYISYAVGKSIEPGQECQGDAGVVIDFIGGGALTIGPASMLDVVKDGVKARGSYRDVVNELDRGIDALAALHVDYQQFMETLLATMKLTLLYVPYSNCEGGSRYSAYSTAHAAMAYASTEATGGNYKLLGIDVVGIQDVIGRIQRTKQAMRQLKGRSILINLIQQAAAVRIINDVNNALKADVLSPVNILVNTGGEVIMLIPGVEDGVLSEVVSGVESDVVNEFEGRLGLAIAYTRVHGVDEGFRGAVDELERELTRRRYGRYRRVVINGVGLCDMCGMASENLTSVKMPDGTTLTMCHLCCMAHKIGTVSRRLGFIARLRTSSYSRGGCVVARLLGVDYAICPDGVNPAFSSEYVHYHLNEFGIEPKSDVAHSVIFLNTLMPTEPTTGEVMDLEEIKMGGMAITVKADANSMGRIKASASRDAATYILFTNLLMTMFDAYGAYLLNSNQSRYGGSVFLIYSGGDDVVVVGDHMALDYMARLIMRANEFSINVAAGALIHDVYQPIYLVWLDTENRLEEAKRKNRNASLMYVINIGGAPVMLEPSDVLNIVDYVSRKHDYAELEETRERGVSMLYRLNSHLVKIYDALYKVAVLKEEKKNSGTAPSNADCLSAKRSLLRALIEYTYYFNRNRDTVSQVINELGRELTPENLANMLKSVECGNEGRAGQYLRVLGRAIASINIYVLKTRSEGGAGW